A window from Candidatus Thermoplasmatota archaeon encodes these proteins:
- a CDS encoding succinate dehydrogenase, with translation MAGPTASGEITTRESTGKFTLPWWVQPTLVVGVLGTFGLYAFWAALQGAHYEHHPYLSPLYSPLLASPFPWLSPAFLILWIPLGFRASCYYYRKAYYRSFFWDPPGCSIKDLSLNSIPHKGVYHGETSFPWYLNNLHRFFLYFTIVVVAFLWWDAVLAFDQPTADGGHSIGVGVGTIVLTLNALFLSFYTFGCHSFRHLVGGELDCFTRDSVSQARLSIWKRVTSLNERHQLWAWVSLFSVWFADVYVRLLSMGIIHDVRLI, from the coding sequence ATGGCAGGCCCCACCGCATCCGGCGAGATCACGACCCGCGAATCGACGGGCAAGTTCACCCTCCCGTGGTGGGTCCAGCCGACGCTCGTCGTCGGCGTGCTCGGCACCTTCGGCCTCTACGCGTTCTGGGCCGCGCTCCAGGGCGCGCACTACGAACACCACCCGTACCTGTCGCCGCTCTATTCCCCCCTCCTCGCCTCCCCGTTCCCCTGGCTCTCGCCGGCGTTCCTCATCCTCTGGATCCCGCTCGGCTTCCGGGCCTCGTGCTACTACTATCGAAAGGCGTACTACCGCTCGTTCTTCTGGGACCCTCCGGGCTGCTCCATCAAGGACCTCAGCCTGAACTCCATCCCCCACAAGGGCGTCTACCACGGCGAGACCTCGTTCCCGTGGTATCTGAACAACCTCCACCGCTTCTTCCTCTACTTCACGATCGTCGTCGTCGCCTTCCTCTGGTGGGACGCCGTCCTCGCGTTCGACCAGCCGACGGCCGACGGCGGCCACTCGATCGGCGTCGGCGTCGGCACGATCGTGCTGACGCTCAACGCGCTCTTCCTCAGCTTCTACACGTTCGGCTGCCACTCGTTCCGCCATCTCGTCGGCGGGGAGCTGGACTGCTTCACGCGCGACTCGGTCTCGCAGGCCCGCCTGTCGATCTGGAAGCGCGTCACCTCGCTCAACGAGCGCCACCAGCTCTGGGCGTGGGTCTCCCTCTTCAGCGTCTGGTTCGCGGACGTCTACGTCCGCCTGCTCTCGATGGGCATCATCCACGACGTGAGGCTGATCTGA